Genomic window (Deinococcus aerophilus):
TGGCCGCGCCGGAAGACCCGGCCCAGATCCGGCAGCAGCGGACGCACAAAGCGCAGGTCGAAATCAAAGTTGTGGCCTCCCAGCATTACCCGGCCCACTTCCGCCGCATAGTCACGCACCTGCTGCGCGATCTCCTCGGACGGCTGTGCGGCCTGATCATGCGCCAGCAGGTCAATCCCGGTGACGGCCAGCGCTCCCGGCTCCACGCAATACTCGGAATGCTTGACGAACAGGTGCAGCGGGCGGGTGATCTGCCCGGCCTCGTCCAGCGTCACCAGCCCCAGGGTGAGCAGCGGATGCCGGGCCGGGTCCCGTCCCCCGGTTTCCACATCCAGAAAGATGATGGGCTGACGCAGCGTGGGCGGCAGGACTTCGGACATGCGGCAGCCTACAGTGCCGGACGGGGCACACGGGTCATCTGCAGGCGGCGGCGCACCAGCGGGTGCGGGTCGCGCCTCAGCTGACCCAGGACCTCGGGCGGCAGATCGAACCGGGCAGACACCGACAGGCGCACGCTGTATTCCTCATCGGCCGAGAGCCGCTCGATCAGTTCGGGCGGCAGGTCGGGATGCTGGGCGACCGCCGCGCGCAGCTGCCACTCGCGCCGACCAGCCAGTTGCCGCAGCCGTTCCGGGCTGAGCCGGGCCCGCCCCGCCACCGCCCAGCGGGCCTGCGGCTCGGGGTGGCGCATGGCGAGGTCCTGCACCCACTCGGGGGCCGCTTCCACAGCGGCCAGGCGCGCCACCGTCAGCCCCGACCATGTCCGAATCTGTCCCATCTGGGCCAGCCGCAGCAGCGGCAGGGCAGGATTGTCCAGCACCGCTTCCGGGTAGCGGGCCGCGAGCTCACCCAGAACCTCAATGGGGGTATTGGGATGACGGGCCACGGCTTCCAGCACGGGAACCGGTGTGGCGCTGCGGGCCAGCCGGGTCAGTTCGGCGGCGGTGGCGCGGGGCGCCGGCAGCGCCGGAGCGGACGGCAGGACAGCTTCGTGCACAGGCATTGCTCCATTGTGTTCCGGCCGCTGCCTCCTGCAACAGCGCCGCGGTTACCAAAGGCCGGCAGGGCAGCCAAAGATGACCGCCCGCCGGGTACAGCCCCGCTCCTGTCTGCAGCATGGGGCAGTGCCGCTTGACCCCACCCTCGCCCGCACGGTCTGTCCTGGGGCTACCGGGCGGGCAAGCCGCCAAGAAAGTCCCGCACCGCTCCCAGGATGGCCAGTTCCGCCGCCGCGCGGGTCACGGTGGGCAAACCATCCTCCTTCTGCGGGCCATACCGACCAAAAAAACTGTGGACGGCACCGGGAATCACCGTCAGCCGGGCGCCGTCGGGTAGCCGCTTCAGGCCGCTGCGCACGTTCGCCGGATCGGCCACCGCGTCCTCGCCCGCAAGCAACGTCAGCACCGGCAGGGTGCGGTCCCTCAGACTCACGTTGTCTGGCGGATACGCGCCCATCAGGATCAAGCCGTCAATCTGGTCGGGACGGCCCACGGCGTACTGCACCGCCATGGCTCCGCCCAGGGAATGCCCCGCCAGAACCACCCGTTTGCCCACGCCAAACTTGCTGATCAGTGCGTCGGCACGGTTCACGCCGGTCACGGCCAGGTCCACGGGAAACACGGGAATCATGGTCTGTACGCCGTCGGTGGCCAGTGCGCGGCCCAGCCACTCGTAGGCCTGTGGGCGCACCAGACCGCCCGGATAAAAAATGAGGAGCGTCGTCGCTTCCCCGGCAGGACGGATGTTGATGAACGCACCACCCTCGTTTTCCAGCGTAGAACTTGCATTCATCCCATGTCCAGCCGGCGGCACGGCGTCCTGGCCGATCACCAGCGGAGGCCGGATCAGCACCCCCTGGGCCAGCGCCAGCAGATAGCCCACGCCCAGAGCCAGGATCATCCCCAGAGCCCTACACAGGCGGGGCGGCAGGGTGAGGCGCCGTATCCGGCGGCGTGGTCGCAGCATATCCACAGCATAGGACACCGACAGGACAGCAAAAACCGCGCTCCAGCAGAGCGCGGTCGGAACAGTGGAACGGGGTGGTTTAGCGGCGGGGAGCAGCGGTGACCGTCGAGACGCTCGTGGTCGCGGCGCTGCGGGCGCCGAAGATGCTGGCCAGCAGGGTTAGGCCGGCCACCAGCAGCCAGCCCCAGCCGGCGGTGCTCGCCGCACCGCGGGCAGCAGCCTCGGCATTCTCCACAGCCTGGTTGGCCTGGGTTTCAATGCGGTTCACCGACTGGTTGAGCTCATTCTGCACTTCGGTCGCCTGGGCGTTCGTCAGGCCCTGGCGCTCCAGACGGGTCACGAACTGCGGGCCAGTCAGCGCCTGCTTGATGGCGTCAATGCGGGCCTGGGCAAAGTCGGTGATGTTGGCCAGATCCACGGCACCCAGATCGTTCTGGGCGCGGCGCACAATCCCGGTCACTACATCGGCCGTGGCCGAGATCTGCTCCTGGCTCAGATCGCTGGTGTTCTCGGCGATCAGCGCCTCCACGTCATTCGGAGTGATGTTGTTGAAGAAGTTCTGCAGGTTGGGCATCTGCACGTTGTCGGCTGCATTGGCCGCCGCACCGGTCGCCGCGCTCACGACGTTGCCCGCCGTGCCCACCAGATTGCTGGCCGTGCCCACGACCCGCGAGGCGCTGTTGAAGGCAAACATGGTGGTGAGCAGCACCAGAACGCCGCCGGTGATCAGGCCGGTCAGGGTGGCGTCGTCGTTGGTCATGGCGGCAATACCGTCGTCGCTGCGGGTGGCAGGCGCACTCGCACGCACGGCGGTCAGGCCCGCGAGGTACGCACCGACCAGCGCGGCGATGCCGGTCCAGATGGCGGCGGCAATGCCCACGCCCGTCAGGGTCAG
Coding sequences:
- a CDS encoding 3'-5' exonuclease produces the protein MSEVLPPTLRQPIIFLDVETGGRDPARHPLLTLGLVTLDEAGQITRPLHLFVKHSEYCVEPGALAVTGIDLLAHDQAAQPSEEIAQQVRDYAAEVGRVMLGGHNFDFDLRFVRPLLPDLGRVFRRGHVDTKLTAQFLIHAGVLPHTVGTPLSQLTKHFGIGYTAHDALEDATATARVYVELLKLVGAGPGQRD
- a CDS encoding alpha/beta fold hydrolase: MILALGVGYLLALAQGVLIRPPLVIGQDAVPPAGHGMNASSTLENEGGAFINIRPAGEATTLLIFYPGGLVRPQAYEWLGRALATDGVQTMIPVFPVDLAVTGVNRADALISKFGVGKRVVLAGHSLGGAMAVQYAVGRPDQIDGLILMGAYPPDNVSLRDRTLPVLTLLAGEDAVADPANVRSGLKRLPDGARLTVIPGAVHSFFGRYGPQKEDGLPTVTRAAAELAILGAVRDFLGGLPAR